One Anolis carolinensis isolate JA03-04 chromosome 5, rAnoCar3.1.pri, whole genome shotgun sequence DNA segment encodes these proteins:
- the lep gene encoding leptin, which produces MSAFPLCLPGAQATMRCPSISLCGFLWAWLPLLHGRPVKIDKVMADTKSLTKTIVGRIQEHQFPPLSLRVHGLDFIPAELPAPSLEAMDTTLGVFQQVLSSLPWEAPVAQIGYDLENLRSLLRLLGAHLGCPLQRGPSAEDLGNLTELLAVSPYTTSVVALGRLQKCLREMDRLLDRLQLC; this is translated from the exons ATGTCCGCCTTCCCACTTTGCCTCCCAGGAGCCCAGGCAACTATGCGCTGCCCCAGCATCTCCTTGTGTGGGTTCCTATGGGCCTGGCTGCCCCTCCTCCACGGCCGGCCGGTGAAGATCGACAAGGTCATGGCCGACACCAAAAGCCTCACCAAGACCATCGTGGGCCGGATCCAGGAGCACCAG TTCCCTCCGCTGAGCCTGAGGGTCCATGGGCTGGACTTCATCCCGGCGGAGCTCCCGGCGCCGAGCCTGGAGGCCATGGACACCACGCTGGGGGTCTTCCAGCAGGTCCTGTCCAGCCTGCCCTGGGAGGCGCCCGTGGCCCAGATCGGCTACGACCTGGAGAACCTGCGGAGCCTCCTGCGTCTGCTGGGCGCCCACCTGGGCTGCCCGCTCCAGAGGGGCCCCTCGGCCGAGGACCTGGGCAACCTGACGGAGCTGCTGGCCGTCTCCCCGTACACCACCTCCGTGGTGGCCTTGGGCCGGCTGCAGAAGTGCCTCCGGGAGATGGACCGGCTCCTGGACCGCCTCCAGCTCTGCTAG